In the Cydia fagiglandana chromosome 5, ilCydFagi1.1, whole genome shotgun sequence genome, one interval contains:
- the LOC134664791 gene encoding uncharacterized protein LOC134664791 — translation MVSVNFFIAVMLFLMGLAINHAYPTKEAWPEQCKGRSYCHVQPDYYPKETFAKILDGVKLQFQQGGEIANRSSEDDVASCSTIKLFDKIYLILDDSDTIRFVAQNDDIFSFTIQIEECSSPGQTHSSALDEDHLREQRVDCYETRLPFMFPVLSLDGAKLESVAPKGGVPVSCSAKVIAT, via the exons ATGGTTTCTGTCAACTTTTTCATTGCTGTG ATGTTGTTTCTGATGGGACTGGCAATAAACCACGCATATCCAA ctAAAGAAGCCTGGCCCGAACAGTGTAAAGGGAGGTCCTACTGCCACGTGCAACCAGATTACTACCCAAAGGAGACGTTTGCGAAAATTTTGGATGGAGTG AAACTGCAGTTCCAGCAAGGGGGAGAGATCGCCAACCGCAGCAGTGAAGATGACGTCGCCAGCTGCAGTACTATTAAACTG TTTGACAAAATTTACCTGATCTTGGACGATAGCGACACGATCCGGTTCGTCGCCCAGAATGATGATATTTTCTCATTCACGATTCAAATCGAAGAATGCAG TTCTCCTGGCCAAACACATTCTTCTGCGTTAGACGAAGATCACCTTCGAGAACAGAGAGTAGACTGCTACGAGACCAGACTACCTTTCATGTTCCCCGtgctctcgctagatggcgctaAACTGGAATCTGTGGCGCCTAAGGGCGGAGTTCCTGTAAGCTGTTCTGCCAAAGTGATAGCGACGtag
- the LOC134664792 gene encoding uncharacterized protein LOC134664792 — protein MDFVPFTLLFMVSLLSFQLSVGKPAITRESNIWPENCTGKAICEVRPDDYPPLDKLIQLFNIYKDKAPKLNQTSDRSGSDCSPFFDYTVEEYYMIIDENKEIRYALYIPGHYSFPLNIVRCNPNTPEKYELKLTNRRCETGYTDRSFFVLTHDLEGLETVKSATEIPSSCTAVPYEDY, from the exons ATGGACTTCGTGCCATTTACGTTATTATTC ATGGTTTCTCTGCTGAGCTTCCAATTAAGTGTTGGAAAACCAGCGATTACGAGAGAAAGCAATATATGGCCTGAAAACTGCACAGGGAAAGCCATTTGCGAAGTGAGACCCGACGACTACCCCCCGCTAGATAAATTGATACAGCTGTTTAAC ATTTATAAAGATAAGGCTCCGAAATTGAATCAAACCAGTGATCGTAGTGGAAGTGATTGTTCCCCTTTCTTTGATTATACG GTGGAAGAGTACTACATGATCATTGACGAGAATAAAGAAATAAGATACGCTCTCTATATTCCTGGACACTATTCTTTTCCACTGAATATCGTACGATGCAATCCAAA TACGCCAGAAAAATACGAGCTAAAATTGACGAACAGAAGATGTGAAACAGGTTACACGGATCGTAGTTTCTTCGTGCTGACCCACGATCTGGAGGGACTGGAAACAGTAAAGTCAGCCACAGAAATACCTTCAAGTTGTACCGCTGTTCCATATGAAGACTATTAA